The Quercus lobata isolate SW786 chromosome 9, ValleyOak3.0 Primary Assembly, whole genome shotgun sequence region AGAGTTACTGTGACTTTTCTAGTGTGAAGAGTCATTgtagatctaaaaaaaaagaaaaagaaatggcagCCTGTTGGgagatattttataattttacactcccaaatttaaagaaaaaaaaggatttaaaGAGTATCTAGAAATGGATTTTGTTCTATTGTAACAATTGCATGGCATAATTACCACGAAGTTATGAGATATAAaagtttgaaaggaaaaataattaaaattaaaattaaaacttgaaagattaaaaaaaaaaatagtctaaagattgaaattaaaaatgaaattttaactTTCATTATTATGTTGCAAGACAACCAGATCTGATCTGTTGGAGATGCTTAGATGAATTTTATGGTTACACTttccaattattattattattattattattattattttgaaaaagaagaCCTCCATCATATAAAATTAAAGGACGGTCAAATCGACCGAGGTGGAACATCCTCACTACACATATTACATTTTCTGGGAAAATGGTTTAGAAAGCAGAAGTAAAACTTCTTAAAAGATTCGGTTATGGCACGTCATCAATACGTAGGTCCTACAACCAAACTTTAATCCAATCAAAActaagttgaaaaaaaaaagaaggaaaaaaacaaaacaacatagAATCAACCAAAAAGTctccaccaaaagaaaaaaaccaaagcccAAGCAAGCATGCAGGCGATCGATTCGATTCTCAAATCTCAGCAACCCATAGATCTTGGAACTAGTTTCGTGTCGAAACCTTTGAGATCTCATCTCAAACCTCAAATCAAACAGACCCCATTTGTTCCTTTCTAAACCAAAAACTCCCAAAACCttaaacaaaaaagtaaaaaccatgTTGCTCCAATTCCTCCAAACTTACAAGAACCCAATCCTCCAcaccactctctctctctccctcactttcctatttcttttcttcaaaatcCCATCTTTTTTCCTCTATGGCCTCCACACCTATATCCAACCCGACAACACCAGTCAAAATGGTGCCCGCGCCGCCATTAGAAGACCCGATTCCTCAGAACccaacagcagcagcaacaacaacaacgttaGTAGTGAACTCAGGAAGAGGGTCAAGTCAAAGTCCAAGGACAAGGACAAGTTTGAGTTCGATGAAAACAATGCCCAGATCTTCAGGCTAAAGCTCGACAACAATCACGTTCAATCCCGCCTCTATTTCGATGAGTATAACACTGCTTTCACTCTCTCATTCGTTTTTCTATCTTGTTTATTGCTTCAATTTTACTTTGGTGAGAGTTCTTCTGGGGTTTTGGAAAATGGGGTTTTTGTTCCTGTGCTGTTGGGATTAATGGGTGTTTTAACGTTGTTTATTTCGCTTGCTAAGGCTTCGTTTGAGAAATCTGCGTCTAGGAGGTCTGAGAAGCAACTGAGTGTGCTTGTTGGGGCTGTGGGGTTTTTGGTAGGGCTTGTGATTTGCTTTGAGATTGTTCCATTGTTTTTGGATTTCAATTTTGGATTGATTGGCGGGTTTGAGAGGTTTATTGTTGCTGTTTTAATGGGCTGCCTTTCGGGTTTTCTGTTTATGCCGGGGTTGAAAAATGCAAGGGCGTTTTGGATTGGAACTGATCAGCTTCGAAGCAATTTGCCAATGATTTATTGTGGATGGTTTGCTAGAATGATTCTTTATGCCAATAGTATGTTGATTATGTTCACTGCATTGCTTTGGATTAATCCGTTTTCTGAAATTCTTGTTAACAATAACAATGATGATGGTAAAGGAGCCCATGTGGCTAGTGAAATTGGGGATGCTGAGAGGTTGGTTGGAAATGTGGGTATGTCCAGTTCGGATTTTAATAAGCTTAGGCTTTGGTGCTTGTTGCTTTCGGGTTTATTGCAAATCATGGCTTTACGACCAAACTTGCAAATGTATTTGAATGAGGCATTGCTATCTTGGTATCAACGACTGCATGCTAGCAAGGTCCCAGATTTGGATTTTAGCAGGGCAAAGGTTTTTCTGCATAACCA contains the following coding sequences:
- the LOC115961007 gene encoding uncharacterized protein LOC115961007, which translates into the protein MLLQFLQTYKNPILHTTLSLSLTFLFLFFKIPSFFLYGLHTYIQPDNTSQNGARAAIRRPDSSEPNSSSNNNNVSSELRKRVKSKSKDKDKFEFDENNAQIFRLKLDNNHVQSRLYFDEYNTAFTLSFVFLSCLLLQFYFGESSSGVLENGVFVPVLLGLMGVLTLFISLAKASFEKSASRRSEKQLSVLVGAVGFLVGLVICFEIVPLFLDFNFGLIGGFERFIVAVLMGCLSGFLFMPGLKNARAFWIGTDQLRSNLPMIYCGWFARMILYANSMLIMFTALLWINPFSEILVNNNNDDGKGAHVASEIGDAERLVGNVGMSSSDFNKLRLWCLLLSGLLQIMALRPNLQMYLNEALLSWYQRLHASKVPDLDFSRAKVFLHNHYICLVVVQLFAPPILVLLFVGLSQIDSSSFQNIESVCSLLPCSVFVKEVALFLAWWVVFVWAIFTSGSLVLYRRGILYVS